The segment CTATCTATCATATCTAAAGATTGCAGCCACCCGCTTGCTCGGCCGATGGCCGCAATCTGCTATCTAGCTCAAAATTCTAAAGTTGGAACAAAACCATCGGACGGTCAAACTCCGCCATCTTGGCTTGCATTGCTTCCAACGTGCCGTAATACATGGAGGCGGACTCGTCGACCTGCACGGCAACTGGACGCTGCCCTGCCTTATCGCCGCCAGTGCCCCAATGCTCGGAAAAGATCGAAGTGGGGCAGGGGATGTAAAACCATTCCCAATCCTCGCCGTTGCTTCCGTTGCCGCCCTTCTTGAAGGGGCCGACCTCAACCTCTTTGATGCCAAATTGCTCGACGGGGAGGCCGAGCTCTTCCTTGCAGGCAATCTCGGCAGCGTGGTTTCCGGAATAGTACGTATAGTCAACGAGCAAAGCGTACTTTTGATCAGCCATATCAGTCACTTCCTCTCACCTTAGTTCGCATCGAGGCCACGGACGTGCTTCATATTGCACATGATGCCCTTGTAGGGCGCGCCGAATCCAAGTTTGCCTACGGCGAAATGCGGCATGAGGCTGTTGAAGTTAGACTTCCAGACGCCGAACAAATTGGGCTCTTCACCCTCTTGCTCGGGGAACCACCAGCCGTGAGCGCAGTTGATGATGCCGGGCTTTATGATCGGAGTCACTTCCACTTTGAAGCGGGCTTCGCCGTACATGTTGTACACCTCGCACCAATCGCCGTCGGTGAGGTCGTATTCCTCGGCGGTTTCGGGATTGATCTGCACCCAAGGCCATGGATCGATCTGGCGCAACGACGGGGTGTGGCGGTTCTCGGAATGAAATGAGCTGTATCGGCGCGAACCGGATGTGGCAAACAGCGGGTATTGGTTGGCGAACTCAGGTTTGCTGATCTGGCTGAAATTCGGCTCCTCATAGTAGGGCAAGGGATCCTCACCCCAAGATTCGTACAGGATCGAATATGCTTCGACCTGTCCGGTGATGGTGTTGAAGCCAGGTTCGCCGTCGAATCGAAGCAGTCCTTTCGCCCATTTTTCGTACTCGAAGCCATGGGCGCCAGGTTGGTAGATGCCGGCTTCGCGGAAGCTTTCCCATGTGTAGCCGAGCTCGCGTAGCTGATCGTCGTAGAAAGCCTCGACGCCTTTCTGCAGTGCTTCGGGATCATACGCATTGCCGTTCTCTGGCTTATACCACGGCCACCACTCAGGGTTCAGAAGATGACCGAACATCAGGTCAATTTCAATGTCGCTATGGGCTTCTCCGACGGTTAGGGCCTTGTTTATCGGAGCCATGAACACGGTATTGCGTCCATAGTGGGGAAGTACGACGCCGTCGGCTTCTGCCCATGTCGCAACAGGCAAGAAGTAATCTCCTACAGCCATGCACGTTGGCGTCATAACGATGTCGAGGAACACGGTGCACTCAAGCTTCTGGAGAGCTTTGTGCCAGCGCTTCGGCTGCGCCGAGCAGGTTGGCGCAAGGAAGTTGGTATGCGAGAACCAACCAAAGCGTAGAGGATACGGCTGATCGGTTTCCATGGTGTCCAGCGTGGCATCGGGTTGCGTGGTGGTCATGCCCGTGGAAAGCCCTGGCCATTCGGCAGCGCCGATCCGTTTTGCCCAGACTTCTTCGGTAAGTGCACCGCGTTGTTCCATGCGCCATTTGCCGAAAAGCGCCGTCGGAGGTCCGAGGGTTAGCCCACCAGGACGATCCAGGGAACCGGATAAGGCAGCGAGGATAATCATGATTTGAGAGACTTGGACGCCGTTTTTGTTTTGGTCGAATGCGAGACCCCACGCCCAACCTATGGGGCGTTCAGTGCCTATTATATGCGCCACGCGCTTGATGTCCTCGGCATCGACATCGCATATTTCGGCTACCTTTTCGACAGGATATTCCGCAGCACGAGCCTTCAGCTCATCTAAACCGAAAATCCAATTCTCAGCAAATTCGCGATCGTACTCGCCATTTTCGAACATCAGGTTCATGATACCCAAGCCGATGGCCGCATCCGTTTGGGGACGAAGCTGCAAAACGATGTTTCCTTTACGTGAACCGATCCATGTTACGCGGGGATCGATTGAGATGATATGGGAACCCCGTTTCATCAAGTCAACGACTGCGTGGCCAAATAGACCATCGCCGTTGGAAGGAAGTGGCTCTTTGCCCCATAAGACGATGTATTTCGGAACCTCGTAGCGCGGGTCGTCGTAACCGCCAGGCAGATGGCCCGCATAGTCCATTTCGGGGTAGCCGGCGCCCAGCACATAGTCAGCGACCGAGCAGCGCGGCCCGTAACAAGACCAACCAGACTGCGTATAGCAGTAATTAGGGGACGTCAGGCCCGAAAAGCAGAAGCCAAAGGAATACAGACATGCCTGACGGCCGGTACCGCCGAACTCGATTACTGATTCAGGTCCGTACTCCGTCTGCACCCTCCGGATCTCCGCCGTAATTTCATTCAGGGCCTGCTCCCAGGAAATCCTTTCCCATTTGTCCTTGCCACGGTTTTCGACTGAGCGCTTCATGGGGTAGATGATGCGATCCGGCGAATAGGTATACTCGCGCAAGGCGAGGTTCATTGCGTTGACTCGTCCCGTCGTAATCGGGTTATCGTCATCTCCCTCAACGCGAACGAGTTCGCCGTCTTTGGTGACGACTTTGACGCCGTATCCAACCGGATGGGAACCTGGAGGACTCCAGGTGTTAGAGCGGGTTGCAACTGTACCGTCTTCGCGTTCGACGCGCCATTGTTTGTCGTAGGCCATTGCGTACTCCTTCCTCCTCAAGTGTGTTCGTCTTAGCTCAAGCAACCGTAGATCTGTGCACGGGACCTACGCCTGCAGCGAGCATCGCAATGCTGCTTCTACTGGTTGCCGCCGTGTTAGAAGCTTGCCGACTGCTCGTTGCGCCGCCAATTCTATAATCGGGATGCCCTAAACCAAGCTTCGAAAGGGGGTGATTTTCGACAGATCACCCTCGCTCGAAAGCGGTGATTACTCCTTAAAAATAGTATTTCACCAGGCGTTATTTCTAGATTTGCATATGTTTTCAATTTCTGTGGCTTGAGGTATCATGCTCAACCAAGTAATTCGTGGGGGATTACTACTGTCTTTTCTTTCGGATCCCGAAGCCTTTCTAGCAGAAAGAAAGATAATGAACGATTCGATTCGGTATGACTTTTTCCTTGCATTGTGGAAACTGCTTGACACGCAGGACATCGATGAGATTTCCGTGAGCTCGATACTCAGCTTGTCGCAAGCAAGCCGCTCGTCTTTCTATCGGAGATTCGAGGACAAGTACGATCTGGTACTTACTTTGATTCAAGAAATAACAAGCGAAAGCGGCTTCTTTGACCCTGGTGTTCCGTTGTCGCCGGAAAGCGTCTTTCTGTTCCTCGCAATCATTGAAAAAGACAAGCATCGTTTCAGGCATGCTTTTTCGTCGTTTGAAAAACCGTCACCGTATGCAAGGCTCATGACGCTCTGCTCGGATAAAGCTCTACGCTACCTTGAGTTGAGAGGACTCGATAACAAGAGCGATTTGGCTGAGATTCAGTGTAGGGTGTATGCGTACGAGGTAATGGGTTTGCTTTTGGCCTGGATAAAGGAAGAGCATCAAGGATCTGCACAAAGCATCTATAAGGACTACCGATCGAATCTCTCGATCTTTGTTAAGAATATCTATTTGAATACTTTGCTCAAACGCTGAGGAGCCGATTATTTATGGATTTGATACAGAGCAGTATTTGGAGCGCTTGCAGCGACTATCTGTCTGTCAGAACGATTGAGGAGATTCGCACAAGTGAGATCATTTCGAAAGCGGCGGTAGGCCGATCAACGTTCTATCGAAAATTTCGTGATAAGTACGAAGTTGTAAACTTTGGTTTCAAGGCGATTTACGATACGTGTTTTTTCTCGCGTTCGACCCGGTTTGCCTTTACCGAACTATCGTTTCTGCGCTTATTGATCGAGTTGAGCAAAAGGAGAACCGTCGTCCTGAACGCGGTTGCTTCCAATACGCAAAGCAATCTTCGGAGGTTTACGGTTACCTACTTTCGCGGAGTGGTCGTGCATGACCTTTCCCGAGCTGGGATATGCAAAAAAGTGCTCGAGAGTCATGAGACGGTATTGGAAATATATCTCGTCGGGATCGTTGACTACTTGTTTGATTGGATAGCCTTGCCTACTTCGGCTATCGATAACACGGCCGCTGCTGTAGTGAGTCTTATGCCCATCGACTTTTTCGTCAGGGAAAACGAGATTTTATCTAAAGCGGTATGAGAAAAATCACTCCATATGGGCGATGAGGTGAGTGCGTTTTAACCCCGTTTGCGCAGAAAAGGGGATTTCGAATTGGTCTACGATAGCGTGGTCCGTTTTACCGAAGGAGTAAGACGACGATTTCCTCGCGACTGCTCGTATCTAATCCTGTTTTTGCTCGAATAGAAACGAAAGGATGTTGGTATGCGGCCAGGTTTTCGTTGTCAGCTCGAAGGGATCTATATACGTAATCAAGGAAAGGAATCTCTATGTGTTTTAGACCAGCAGAAGCATCTGTAGGCGGGAATTCTGTAAACAAATGCCCCGAATGCGGCAAAGCACTTCAGTCGATGGGCGGTCTTACTTTAAAATCCTGCCCGTTCTGCAAATGCGATTTCAGCCCTTATCTTGCAGGGGAAAAGCCACTGTCGGGAGATGATGCCAAGACTCCCCCTTCTAATGCGCCCGCAGCCCCGAAGGCTCCAGGAGCTCCTGCGGCCCCAAAGCCCCCCGCTGCTTAGGCTCGTTCTGCGGCTCATCGTTTTTCGAGATGCGCCGCAGACGGCTATTCCCTGAAACATACACGTTATGGCGGGCGCGATCGCCGGGTTTAGTAGGCGGCGTTATGGCCGGCAAATCGTTTTATCTCGGACTTGAATGCGAGGAGCTGGATTGAAATGGTAAAGTTCAATGGCTTGGGAGAAGTGACCCATGAAGAGCTCGCTGGTTTCACGCTGGTAGATTTGAAATGCCATGCATGCAGCGGATATGGTAACTGCGGGTACCGCATGTATCGCCTGTCCGAGGGAAAACCCGTGATCATCTGTCAATACAGAAAAGATAAGCTGATTCGCGAAAGAGAATCCTCCGATAAGTTGCCGAGATGATGGAACCCTGTTTACAAAAAGCCGATGTCATGGATAGCTTGCTCGGACAACTCACCTGAAGAATCAATGAGCTTCTGAAGATCTTGTCGGCTGTGTATATGCAGCTTACGATAAATGTGCGCGATGTGGGTCTTCGCGGTGTTTTTAGAAATATAGAGTTCTTCGGTAATGCGGCTTGTGGGATATCCCTTTGCGAGAAGAAACAAGACCTCCGTTTCGCGCCCGGATAGCATGCTCGAGTTAGCGATCTCCTCGCAACGGAGGCGGAAGCGTCCCATGGGGCGGGCGCCTTCACCGTCTTCCCCTTCGGCATTGAAGATTGAGCTCTGGTTTAGTGCAACGCCGCTATCGCCTGACTGGCTTGATTTCTCCCTTTTTCCACCCGAGAGACGGTCGGTTGCGGGTGCGCTCCCGCGATCGCCAGTCTTCGCTGATTCGTTTTTTTCAGCTTCCGCGTTGATAATGTTTTGAAGCTGCTGATTGAGCTGGGCAACCGTATTGGTGCTATGCGGCTCTTGACGGGAGATGACCGCTCTTTTGATGTCGTGGGGTCGCGGTAGAAGCACCTCGACGAGCATCAAGCACATAAGTATTGCAGCTAACTCCGTTGATTCTCCGTAAGGCGAACCAGCGCTTATGAATGCGATCGGCTCTGCGAGAGTGCTGCTCGCAATAGATCCAAGAGCTACTCCGAAATTAACAACGCTGAAGATGAGAATCGGGGATATGCGAAAGTTTTGAGCGGTGTAGCCGCTAAAAACCCAAGAAACGGCAAGCAAGAGCATGCAGCCGATCGTTGCCGGTATAAGAAACCAAGAGACTGCATCATCGCTGAAAAGCAATGAGGGAGCGCAGATCGCAGATCCAATAATTGCTATTCTGAGGAAATGGTCCCAGAACGAGCCCGAAGCCGACAAAAGCAACGTAAAAAGAATCAGTATAGCGATAAGACCAGCCAGTATCACTGCGAACACGGGATCGGCGATGCTTCCAGTTAAGAACCGCGCTATCACGGGATCGATAAACAAGCCCAGTGAAACTCCGAGAAAGATAGCTGGCACCGCAAGGCGGGACGAGAAAAACAAAGCATTGACCGGCAACGGGTTGAACAGAGGGATGGAGCGTCGAATTGCGTAACTTATCGGCGTACAGCTCCATAAGAAAGGAAGTCCGAGAATCGGCATAGATCCCAGCAGTGCGAGCCTCGATAAGCCCGGGAGGGCAAACAGGGCAATAAGAATGATAAAGGCGAGAAAGATAGAGAGAAAGGTGCATGAAAGAATCGATTGGAAGTTTTGCCGAGAATAGGCGACTCCCCAAAACACCAGAAGAAAAGCCGAGCCTATTCCTATCGTTGCATGAATAAACGAGCAGCCGATAAACGAGACGCTGAGCACTTCGAATGCCATTGCGGCCAAGGATCCCAGCGAAGTGACGATGGAGGCGCCGACAAGGACAATGCGCGATGAGTAGAGCCGGAGGAGTTTTTGATCGGTAGAGGCCATGAAGGCCAGCATGATCGCTTGGAAGAATTGGGCGACTACCGCAAAAACCCAATTATAGGAGGGGAAACTTTCGGACGTCTCGCTCGGGAATATCATAGTGGGGAATTCTGGGGTTATTATGGCGAGCCACCATGATACGTAGATGGCCAATCCTACGGATAGCCTAATGACGTGTCCGTCCTTGATAATCGGCTCGTCGTTTATTCTTATTTTTGTGAAAATAGAGGTATTCATGAACAAAGCGCCCCCTTGCAATGCTTATCGTTGCAGAACCGATTGCGCTACGCCGGATCCCCCCGCACTGTTCAGCGAGGCTTTAAGCATGCGATCAGGAAACACGATCTGCCAGGAGAATGTAGAGGGTTATACCCTCGACGGCCATCAGCATTCCTAAAGAGACGGTGAGGATAAGCTTTCTGGATAAACCCTTTGAGCAAAGCCATTCGTATAACCCCATCATGATCCCTCCGACGCGCTTGCACCGATAAGAGTTTAGCCGTTCCGCACTCCGCGAGAATCTGTTAGGAACAAAAACGTGTTTCTGTTTCAAAATAGCCGTCAAATAGCACTTGGGGCACCGTAAACCATACTATAGAACAATCCCTGTTTAGCGCGTCGGACGAAGGGGTTGCCTGCTTCTTATGCCGCCGTGGGCCCGTCATCTTCCGATCGTAATCGCCGACGCGAATCTTGGGGTATGCCCTTTGCCGCCGTAGGGCGCATATTCGCAAACAATTTGGAAGGGGAACCCATGGCAACCGATACTAAGTTCAATTACGGTTGGGTAAGTTTCATCGGCGTGTTTATCTGCATCTTCTGCACGTTCGGTATCGCGAGCGGCACTCATTCAATCTACAATCCGGAAAACATGGCCCGGCTCGGTGTGAGTACAACGGAGTATATGGCTCCCATCGGCACGTTCAGCATCATGACGGCCATCGGATGTCTTCTCGACGGTTTTCTAGAAAGGAAGATTACTGCAAGAGGCATTCTTCTTTTGGCGGTTATTGGCGATACCCTAGGCTTTATTCTTCTTGCAAATTCCGTTGACATGACCCTCGTCTGGGTCGCCTATCTCCTTTTGGGTCTCTGCAACGGCTTTGCGTTCATCACGGTATTCTCGGCGATCACCGATGCTTGGTTCGCTAAGAACAAAGCTCTCATGGCCGGCATCATAGGCTTTGGCGCCAATATCTCGACTACGCTTTGGACGAACCTTACTCGATTCGTCATTGATTCGTACGGTTGGCAGGCCAGCTACTATGTGTTTGCAGTGACCATGCTGGTGCTCGGCGGTATCGGCGTCCTTCTCGTTCGAAGTAAGCCGAGGACTATCGAGCAGATGATCTGGTACGTGCCTGGCATCTCGCTTGACGAGACCAACGATGAGAAAAAGCGAATTCCTCTCAAGACGGTGCTGCTCGAAGGGTTCAAAAATAAAAAAGTCATCATTGCTCTCGTCTGCACGTTCTTCATCGGTTTCATTTTCAACCCGATTTCGCAGTCGTTCACAAACGTTATGGCTGCTAACGGCTTCGACAGCGTAACCATCGCTTCGATGCTCGGTATCTACTATCTCTGCATCGCCGTCTACAAGATCATCGCCGGTATCATCACCGACAATCTCGGTATCCGCGTGACGCTCATGTCCATTTTTGGTTTCGCTATAGTCGGCCTGATCATCATGCTCAACGCTCCAGCGGGCAATAACACCGTGGGCTATATCGCGGCCATCATTCTCGGTTTTGCGGCCACCGCCACCACCTACGCCACGGCCTGTATGATGATGGCGGCTGTACCACGCCATGATTACTACGTGGGAATGCTGAGCTTCACCACGTTTTTGGTGTCGGTCTGCAACGCCATCGCCATTATCGCCATGGCCTTCATCTACGACACCTTCGGCAGCTATGTTCCTGCTGTTTACATAATGCTCGGCATGAGCGTAATCTGCCTCATCCTTGGATGGTTCTTCTCCGCAGGCATCAAGCCGCTCAACAAAGCTGCTCAAGAGCGCGTCGAAGTGGCAAAGGCCTAAAACCTGAAGTGTCTGAGTTTTGGTAATCGTTGACAACGTGCCCTGGCCTCCTTACGGCGGCCAGGGTTTTCGATACGGGAGGCGCCATGAAGATAGCCGATTGCGACTGCACGAAGGCGGATTACGTAGCTTGGTACAAATACAGGGTGTCTTTCGAGGAGAAAGCGGTAAGGCTCTTGGTGTTTGCGATACTTGTTGGAGCTTTTGTCAGCCTCTTTGGAAGCATGTCGAACGACTTTGCGCTCTTGGCTGCGAGCGTCCTCATCGTAGCCTCAGGGGCCGGGATCTGGTGCGTCTATAGCAGGATCCGGCTAGATGGAGAGATACGCCGCTATGCGCAGGAAAGAGAAGGCGGAAAGATCGTCGTCAGATTCGCCAAAAACGGTATACAGGTGAGTGAAAATCAAAAGCGCTTTTTCTATCCGTTCGACAGGATCCGAAAGGCGAGGGAGCTTCCTTGGTATCTCTTTCTCTGGTTGGATGAAGGGGCGTATCCACTCATGATAGACAAGGAAAAGATTAGGACCGTCGCAGACGATACGGAGCCGTATTACATAGCGAAAAAGCTGCGGGAGCTTTCACCGGATTACAAATACGTTCGCGGCAATGATCTAACCTATACGGGAAAATACAGCAAGCTGATCAAGCATCGCTAGAATCAACGCGAAGAGCGCGTTGTGCTCACCGAGATCAGCATGGATCTCTGTTGTATGTAAGAAACGTACGTAGGGGTTGCCCGGTTCCAAAGGAGGAACGCGGAATCGGGCCTATTTCGCTTCAAAATGCAAAGCCACTCCGCACGTAAACGGCGGAGTGGCTATGTTGTTGTTTAAACTCCTCCCGAGTGCTCAACGCTGGCGAGCGATTAGTCTTCGGGTGATACATCGATGCCTAAATCCCGTGCCGCGATTTCGTCGATCGAAAGGTGCATGTTTTCGTTTTTGATGATGAACAACGTCACGAGTATGCCGCAAGCTGCAGGCAGGCAGAAGAACAGCATCGTTTGAGCGTATGTGCCGTTCATCGCAAGGACGGCGCCGCAGACGATAGGAGCGATCGCTCCGCCGAAGCGGCCGAATGCGCTCGTCATGCCAGAAGCGCCGTTTCTGAACTCCGTGGGATAGGTCTCGTCTACCATGGAGTTAACGTCCGTCGTGGCGTAATTGACAGCGAAGCCCAAAAAGATCATGGAGAATATTACGAGTGGGAACGGGCTTTCGACGAAAGCACAAGCTATGCAGGCGAGAATGACGCAGGTAAAGCCAATGAATAAATTCTTCCGACGTCCGAGAATATCGTTGAGGGCTCCCACACTGACGTTCGCGCATACTGCCGCTACATTTTGAATGAGGGCTAGCGTGTAAGCCCCTTCGAGAGAATAGCCCTTTTCCAGAAGCAAGGAGGGCAGCCATGCGTTCACGCCATACACCGTAAACGTTGCGCATAAGTGGCAAAGCCATAGCCCAATAGTCGTTCTGATATAGGGCTTCGAGAACATCTTCAGAGCGTTTGCGCCCTGGGCTTTGATGGGAACATGCAATAGTTCGGGATCGAATACGTACTCGTCTTTACCTTTTGTAGCGATTTTCTGACACCATGTGAGCTCTTTGCAGGCTTCCTCCAACCGTCCCCTCATCGCAAGCCACTGGGGGCTTTCGTGCATAAAGAAATGCAGAAAGACGCCGAAGATAAACGGAATGAATCCCAGCAGATAACAAAATCTCCACCCGAATGCGGGGATCACGAGCATGGACACGACAGCCGCAGATGCCCAGCCTGCAACCATGTAGGCCATTACGACCGCAATAAAGGTGCCGCGCTTTTTTGAAGGCGCGAACTCTACAATGTAAGTCTGGCATGTGGGAATGCACATCCCGGTACCGAAACCCGCCACTACGCGGAATAGAGCGAACAGCTCGTAGTTCGGTGCGAAGTAAATGGCTCCTGTGAAGATCGAGTACCAGAGAATGCCGATGGTAAGGTTTTTCCTCCTTCCGATTTTATCGCCGATGGATCCTCCGACTATGCCGCCGATAACCATGCCTATCAATCCCCATGACGCAAGAC is part of the Raoultibacter phocaeensis genome and harbors:
- a CDS encoding oxidoreductase; translation: MADQKYALLVDYTYYSGNHAAEIACKEELGLPVEQFGIKEVEVGPFKKGGNGSNGEDWEWFYIPCPTSIFSEHWGTGGDKAGQRPVAVQVDESASMYYGTLEAMQAKMAEFDRPMVLFQL
- a CDS encoding molybdopterin-dependent oxidoreductase: MAYDKQWRVEREDGTVATRSNTWSPPGSHPVGYGVKVVTKDGELVRVEGDDDNPITTGRVNAMNLALREYTYSPDRIIYPMKRSVENRGKDKWERISWEQALNEITAEIRRVQTEYGPESVIEFGGTGRQACLYSFGFCFSGLTSPNYCYTQSGWSCYGPRCSVADYVLGAGYPEMDYAGHLPGGYDDPRYEVPKYIVLWGKEPLPSNGDGLFGHAVVDLMKRGSHIISIDPRVTWIGSRKGNIVLQLRPQTDAAIGLGIMNLMFENGEYDREFAENWIFGLDELKARAAEYPVEKVAEICDVDAEDIKRVAHIIGTERPIGWAWGLAFDQNKNGVQVSQIMIILAALSGSLDRPGGLTLGPPTALFGKWRMEQRGALTEEVWAKRIGAAEWPGLSTGMTTTQPDATLDTMETDQPYPLRFGWFSHTNFLAPTCSAQPKRWHKALQKLECTVFLDIVMTPTCMAVGDYFLPVATWAEADGVVLPHYGRNTVFMAPINKALTVGEAHSDIEIDLMFGHLLNPEWWPWYKPENGNAYDPEALQKGVEAFYDDQLRELGYTWESFREAGIYQPGAHGFEYEKWAKGLLRFDGEPGFNTITGQVEAYSILYESWGEDPLPYYEEPNFSQISKPEFANQYPLFATSGSRRYSSFHSENRHTPSLRQIDPWPWVQINPETAEEYDLTDGDWCEVYNMYGEARFKVEVTPIIKPGIINCAHGWWFPEQEGEEPNLFGVWKSNFNSLMPHFAVGKLGFGAPYKGIMCNMKHVRGLDAN
- a CDS encoding TetR-like C-terminal domain-containing protein, producing the protein MNDSIRYDFFLALWKLLDTQDIDEISVSSILSLSQASRSSFYRRFEDKYDLVLTLIQEITSESGFFDPGVPLSPESVFLFLAIIEKDKHRFRHAFSSFEKPSPYARLMTLCSDKALRYLELRGLDNKSDLAEIQCRVYAYEVMGLLLAWIKEEHQGSAQSIYKDYRSNLSIFVKNIYLNTLLKR
- a CDS encoding LuxR C-terminal-related transcriptional regulator codes for the protein MNTSIFTKIRINDEPIIKDGHVIRLSVGLAIYVSWWLAIITPEFPTMIFPSETSESFPSYNWVFAVVAQFFQAIMLAFMASTDQKLLRLYSSRIVLVGASIVTSLGSLAAMAFEVLSVSFIGCSFIHATIGIGSAFLLVFWGVAYSRQNFQSILSCTFLSIFLAFIILIALFALPGLSRLALLGSMPILGLPFLWSCTPISYAIRRSIPLFNPLPVNALFFSSRLAVPAIFLGVSLGLFIDPVIARFLTGSIADPVFAVILAGLIAILILFTLLLSASGSFWDHFLRIAIIGSAICAPSLLFSDDAVSWFLIPATIGCMLLLAVSWVFSGYTAQNFRISPILIFSVVNFGVALGSIASSTLAEPIAFISAGSPYGESTELAAILMCLMLVEVLLPRPHDIKRAVISRQEPHSTNTVAQLNQQLQNIINAEAEKNESAKTGDRGSAPATDRLSGGKREKSSQSGDSGVALNQSSIFNAEGEDGEGARPMGRFRLRCEEIANSSMLSGRETEVLFLLAKGYPTSRITEELYISKNTAKTHIAHIYRKLHIHSRQDLQKLIDSSGELSEQAIHDIGFL
- a CDS encoding MFS transporter, yielding MATDTKFNYGWVSFIGVFICIFCTFGIASGTHSIYNPENMARLGVSTTEYMAPIGTFSIMTAIGCLLDGFLERKITARGILLLAVIGDTLGFILLANSVDMTLVWVAYLLLGLCNGFAFITVFSAITDAWFAKNKALMAGIIGFGANISTTLWTNLTRFVIDSYGWQASYYVFAVTMLVLGGIGVLLVRSKPRTIEQMIWYVPGISLDETNDEKKRIPLKTVLLEGFKNKKVIIALVCTFFIGFIFNPISQSFTNVMAANGFDSVTIASMLGIYYLCIAVYKIIAGIITDNLGIRVTLMSIFGFAIVGLIIMLNAPAGNNTVGYIAAIILGFAATATTYATACMMMAAVPRHDYYVGMLSFTTFLVSVCNAIAIIAMAFIYDTFGSYVPAVYIMLGMSVICLILGWFFSAGIKPLNKAAQERVEVAKA
- a CDS encoding MFS transporter gives rise to the protein MERQKFGDGKKFTVSEVMDSWGVSRLPILVCIAVGFAIFFEGYDYMIVSYTMHQISAEWSLDSVVQGSLASWGLIGMVIGGIVGGSIGDKIGRRKNLTIGILWYSIFTGAIYFAPNYELFALFRVVAGFGTGMCIPTCQTYIVEFAPSKKRGTFIAVVMAYMVAGWASAAVVSMLVIPAFGWRFCYLLGFIPFIFGVFLHFFMHESPQWLAMRGRLEEACKELTWCQKIATKGKDEYVFDPELLHVPIKAQGANALKMFSKPYIRTTIGLWLCHLCATFTVYGVNAWLPSLLLEKGYSLEGAYTLALIQNVAAVCANVSVGALNDILGRRKNLFIGFTCVILACIACAFVESPFPLVIFSMIFLGFAVNYATTDVNSMVDETYPTEFRNGASGMTSAFGRFGGAIAPIVCGAVLAMNGTYAQTMLFFCLPAACGILVTLFIIKNENMHLSIDEIAARDLGIDVSPED